The genomic window GCCGATCACATCTGTGGTTCCCGTTTTGGGCTCGTACTTCTTTTTGACTTGAAGGAATGTTCCGCAGGCCGAAACAGAATCTCCAATTTCCACGGCAAGACCATTCATGCTCGTCCCGCTCGAATGAGGATGATTAAGTTTGGCGGTTGCACCCTTGGAGTATTCAAAGTTCTTAGATTGAAGAATTTTGCCGCCTGATTTGAGTTCCAGCCGGTAGGTCGCGGCCACTGCAGAGCCAGGGGCAATTTGCAATGAAGCCAGAATCAACGCTGCCGCGAAATTTTTTAAGCCTATTTTCATGCCGGCCTCCCAGTGCGTGCGATTGCCATTTCGTGCTCTTACAACAGTGACCGGAAGATAATGCACGAAAAGGTCCAAGGCCCCGACTGCGAGAGGACGTTTAAAATGGCATCAGCGAGCCAAATTTGACATCAATTGCGAGGACTAGCCAGGAATCGGCACCGTTAAGCGGCTTGTGTTCGCGGTTTTTGAGCCGCTACACCGAAAGGTACTTCAAGAACAAATCGGGCACCGCGAATTGAATTTGAATCCAAATAAAGGCGCCCGCCATGTCGTTCCGCGATCCCTCGCGAGATACTCAGTCCGAGGCCAGTGCCCTTTCCTATTTCTTTGGTCGTAAAAAAGGGCTGCATAATCTTGGACCGAATCTCTGACGGAACTCCAGGACCCGAGTCAGTAACCGAGATCGCCACCACGCCACCGCCCGATTGTCCGGGCTGCAGGCGAAGTTCGAAATCGATAGTTACTTTTTTTACTTTCTCGTTTCGGACGGCGTCATGAGCATTATTGATGAGATTAATGACAACCTGACTGAGCTCATTGGAATTTCCGCGCACTTGGATATCGGGAACTTGATTGACCTCAAGCGAAATGTCGTTCTGTTTAAATCGCTCGACTGAAAACAAAAGAGAGTCGTCAACTAAGCGTTTTAAACTGACCGGCTGCATGACGTCTGACCGCGAATCTCGTGAAAAAGAGAGAAGGCCCGAGACAATTTTTGCTGCTCTCATGGCGGCTTTTTTGATTTTCTCGAGGCGCTCATTGAGATCCGTCAAATCGACTTCATCGCGCGAGATGTGGGCTTCGATAATGGAGCAATGCCCTGTGATCACCGCCAATGGATTGTTGATTTCATGGGCGACACCTGCCGACATTTCGCCGACCGCCGCCATTCGGGCCCGGTGAACGATGCTCTCGGCTTGAACTTTTTCCTCTGTGATATCACGAAACGTGGACACTACAAATTCGACTTCGCCCGTCCCAATTTCAAATTTGGGAATTGCATTCACTTGGATCCAAATTTTCGGCTTATCTTTTCGATTGAGACCCATCACGACATCGCGACACTCGCGCCTTTCTATGATGGCGACGTGTGAAGGATGTTCGCTATTGCCGAACGGTGTTCCGTCTTCATGTTCCAAGCGCCATCCGTCATCGTAGGGCTGTTCGGATCTCAGTTGCCCTGCGGTTATATCCAAAATCGTCAATACCGATTGGTTGAAGTCGACGATCTGGCCATTTACTCGCTTTACGATGACGCCTTCACTCATCGCATCGAACGCTATTTTCAGTTTCTCTGAAGAATTACCTAGCTCAATAAGTGTGATAACTTGGCGGCTTAACAGCTTCATCGCATGGATCTGATCGGCCGTGAAGTGTCTTGGTTTGGTGTCGATCGCGGACAAGGTGCCCAGCCGAAAGCCTTTTGAGGAAATCAGTGGTTGACCAAGGTAAGCTCGAACGTGCGGCGCACCGGTGACCAGTGGGTTATCGAAAAAGCGTTCGTCTTTGGTCGCATCCTCCACCACTAAAGCGTCATCGGCCATGATCGCATGCGCACAGAAAGCGACATTGCGCGGAGTTTCAGTGATTTCAATTCCTTGCTTCGATTTAAACCACTGGCGATCAGCATCCACCAAACTGACAAGTGTGATAGGCGTCCCGCAAATCATTTGCGCAAGCTTTGTGATATCGTCATACCGCTGATCAGCGGGCGTATCTAAAATCATGTGCTCGCACAGATTTTTTATCCGGTTAGGCTCGTTTTTTGAAATTGGAATAGGAGCTGAACCCTTATAAGCGGACTTCATAATTACTGATCGGAATTGCCACTAGGCCAGCTGAGCACAAGCTGTTGGCCAGCGCTAAAATTAAGCTAAAATTAACGTAGCCCTAACGATGTTCTAGTAAACGAGTCTGAAACCCTGTTCTTTTAGCTTCTGATGCAAGACTTTGATCTGTTCTTGATTGGAAGTTTCCACGAGAAGATCAATTCTGGTTTCCCGCAAACCAAGCTCTGGCGACACTCGGTCGTGATACACTTCCAGGACGTTAGCCCGTTCGGACGCCATGACTGCGGTGATCCGATGAAGATTCCCTGGCAAGTCATCAACCACAACGGCGATCCTCGCGAGACGATTTTCGTGCCGTAACCCGCTTTCAATAACTCGCGACATGACATTGAGATCGATGTTTCCGCCACAAAGGACAACGGCCGTGTTTCCTATGAGAGGAATTTTCCCCGCCATCACGGCCGCAAGGCCCGCGGCACCTGACCCTTCGGTCACTGTTTTTGCTTTTTCAAGAAGTGCCACTAGTGCTGCCGCAATTTCGTTGTCGTTAACATCAACGATATCGTCCACCAGTCGCCGAATGTGCGTATTAAACATAACGGGACTCGCGTTTTTGACCGCGATCCCTTCGGCAATTGTCGTAACACCTTTTCGACGTGGACCGTTTTCCAACGCTTGTTTTTCTGCCTGCAGAGCCTCAAAAGACTCCCCATAAAACAGTCGCTTCATCATCGGGGCCTGATCCGTTACAACTCCGACAATTCGAACACTTGGCTTTAAGGCTTTTGCGGCGATCGCCACACCGCTGATCAAACCACCTCCGCCGATGGGAATGACAATAGTGTCAACGGTCGGTAGGTCCTCTAGAATTTCGAGACCAATCGTTCCCTGTCCTGCGATCACTCGCGGGTTCAGATAAGGGTGAACAAAAATCCAACCTTTTTCTTTCTCCAGTTCCAGAGCTCGGGCATAGGCGTCGTCATAAACTTCACCATGCAAAATAACCTCTGCACCGTGGGAACGAGTGGCATTAATTTTCACGATTGGTGCTGTTGCGGGCATTACGATATGAGCCCTCGCCCCGACGACCTTTGCTCCGTAAGCGACACCTTGCGCATGATTGCCTGCCGAACTAGCAACGATCCCCCGCGCACGATCCACCTCTGACAGCGCAAGCATTGTGTTCAGCGCCCCACGAATCTTGAAACTTCCGGTCAGCTGTTCATTTTCAAGTTTGATGTGAACTTTGGTGCCATCCGGCTGATTTCTTATTCTGAAAGGAAGTTCACGCAAGATCGTGCGGCGAACTCGATCTTGAATCATCGTGCGCGCCGCACGAATTTCGTCGATCGTGACAAGTAAATCGAGAGGTGTTGTCTGGAGTGATTGCTTCATCGGTGGTCATAGTTTTTAAACCTGGCCAAGCATCTGTCAACTCACACCTAGGCACGAGGCGTGAAGTTCTGTTCACTTGATGTTTGAGTATCTGACCACCACTCCGCAATACCTACCAACGGGCGATAGCGCCGAAGACTTTGCTTGAGACTCTTCGGTAGTGGACGTCGCAGTAAAGATCTCGGTGTCGTATCAGCAAAATAAAAGGGGGCAAAACGCGCTCCGCACTGCGAGCATGCCAGCACTCGCTCGCTTTTAGCTTCATGAACTTCATCGCAGCGGTGACATCTGCGAATCTGACTCCAATGGTCATCTGAACGTTTGTCGCTGCCAGATCCTGACCGACGCATAAGAGCTCCTTCACGTGAGTTCTCAGATCGAAAATCGATCCGAGACTTACGTGACCATCACTCTTAAACAGTTCACCATCTATGCCACTCACACTTCACAGCAAGTGTGCGCGCCATCGGTTGTACTGTTGAC from Deltaproteobacteria bacterium includes these protein-coding regions:
- a CDS encoding threonine ammonia-lyase — translated: MKQSLQTTPLDLLVTIDEIRAARTMIQDRVRRTILRELPFRIRNQPDGTKVHIKLENEQLTGSFKIRGALNTMLALSEVDRARGIVASSAGNHAQGVAYGAKVVGARAHIVMPATAPIVKINATRSHGAEVILHGEVYDDAYARALELEKEKGWIFVHPYLNPRVIAGQGTIGLEILEDLPTVDTIVIPIGGGGLISGVAIAAKALKPSVRIVGVVTDQAPMMKRLFYGESFEALQAEKQALENGPRRKGVTTIAEGIAVKNASPVMFNTHIRRLVDDIVDVNDNEIAAALVALLEKAKTVTEGSGAAGLAAVMAGKIPLIGNTAVVLCGGNIDLNVMSRVIESGLRHENRLARIAVVVDDLPGNLHRITAVMASERANVLEVYHDRVSPELGLRETRIDLLVETSNQEQIKVLHQKLKEQGFRLVY
- a CDS encoding GAF domain-containing protein produces the protein MILDTPADQRYDDITKLAQMICGTPITLVSLVDADRQWFKSKQGIEITETPRNVAFCAHAIMADDALVVEDATKDERFFDNPLVTGAPHVRAYLGQPLISSKGFRLGTLSAIDTKPRHFTADQIHAMKLLSRQVITLIELGNSSEKLKIAFDAMSEGVIVKRVNGQIVDFNQSVLTILDITAGQLRSEQPYDDGWRLEHEDGTPFGNSEHPSHVAIIERRECRDVVMGLNRKDKPKIWIQVNAIPKFEIGTGEVEFVVSTFRDITEEKVQAESIVHRARMAAVGEMSAGVAHEINNPLAVITGHCSIIEAHISRDEVDLTDLNERLEKIKKAAMRAAKIVSGLLSFSRDSRSDVMQPVSLKRLVDDSLLFSVERFKQNDISLEVNQVPDIQVRGNSNELSQVVINLINNAHDAVRNEKVKKVTIDFELRLQPGQSGGGVVAISVTDSGPGVPSEIRSKIMQPFFTTKEIGKGTGLGLSISRGIAERHGGRLYLDSNSIRGARFVLEVPFGVAAQKPRTQAA